A single genomic interval of Carassius gibelio isolate Cgi1373 ecotype wild population from Czech Republic chromosome A22, carGib1.2-hapl.c, whole genome shotgun sequence harbors:
- the LOC127943395 gene encoding protein BTG2 → MHGTGAEMIPEVSAAASFVCRLLRSRGRLSDAQLHLFRDCLAHALSEHYQHHWFPDRPQKGSGYRCIRINHEMDPLIGRAAGHIGLTSGQLFSLLPRELTLWVDPYEVSYRIGEDGSICVLYEAEPPSSSHAPSAYDHTANCKSRFMMSGRTSPPKNYLMMVSS, encoded by the exons ATGCACGGCACCGGAGCAGAGATGATCCCGGAGGTTTCTGCCGCCGCGAGTTTCGTTTGCAGACTCTTGCGGAGCCGCGGACGCTTGAGTGACGCGCAGCTGCACTTGTTCAGAGACTGTCTCGCGCACGCGCTCTCAG AACACTACCAGCACCACTGGTTCCCCGACAGGCCGCAGAAGGGATCCGGTTACCGCTGCATACGGATCAATCATGAAATGGACCCTCTGATTGGCCGAGCAGCCGGTCACATCGGACTGACCAGCGGGCAGCTGTTCTCGCTCCTGCCGCGTGAGCTGACGCTGTGGGTCGACCCGTACGAAGTGTCCTACCGCATCGGCGAGGACGGCTCCATCTGTGTACTCTATGAGGCGGAGCCACCCAGCTCAAGCCACGCCCCCTCTGCGTACGACCACACGGCGAACTGCAAAAGCCGCTTCATGATGAGCGGTCGCACGAGTCCACCCAAAAACTACCTGATGATGGTGTCCAGCTGA
- the LOC127942706 gene encoding E3 ubiquitin-protein ligase PDZRN3-like: MGCRLSWPWMGDRMGVHGQDLTRLQKQEAFRILASYEQPITLQIEGRGRSLQYNRTTDCSTQTERPWDPLRPHSCTLPRLPPSDRTYYNHMTLPGTHRDGSRYEYLPNVPRDPEHRERLAYNDSEFSSGVSPAQNCLIRCCNANLEEPRSFQSQTDDDDYMMEKPLGYLPLHHELDSGLGWTDGSFHQGELSGVETEEGLEECHGHGRGGSPSSESFISSELSDSGFYSVSTGEFMRFQRLLEKRMRHYNARMHHQGEPCSRERRDSQIKHPLEAIPETLTVQPQNVCVPVLGSRGLSRVSSVQYRKVERPCLNRHSSSSGSLFNPALYSTCSTPSGQRRLPPHPSSTGMLRRSRTLHHRPAPMEYRRRASHPASPNYCSGTLHPCGHRVDPPMNLPEETDLALMHTANRPAHPVVLPTAHPTQTVHATHAMSQPSLISPADEHCYIPPDLHDSSRIRASTEPQLQNSFVTQQPPIWQRDGRFHTLSHTPSQDANDTWPKPANRAGSGGGGGLYSTLEGHTPTAAIRKPSAGNLRALRNQMLRDRASRLADERSGMSTDEESHSEVRMGRYWSRTERREHMLQKQRQLQARSGGGIAASGLVHSGGVLGGTIGDSCSTLLELSQRKLSRLRTRKLLDDWTTVEELLTHGTRLGPSEDARQLPTSLLTVTTV, encoded by the exons ATGGGCTGTCGACTGTCATGGCCGTGGATGGGCGACAGGATGGGG GTGCACGGTCAGGATCTGACCCGCCTGCAGAAGCAAGAGGCCTTCCGTATCCTGGCCAGCTACGAGCAGCCAATCACGCTTCAGATTGAGGGCCGGGGGCGGAGCCTGCAGTATAACAGGACGACGGACTGCAGCACGCAGACGGAGCGACCGTGGGATCCTCTCCGTCCGCACTCGTGCACCCTGCCACGACTGCCTCCTTCGGACAG GACGTACTACAATCACATGACCCTGCCCGGCACCCATAGAGACGGAAGCAGATACGAGTACCTACCAAACGTGCCCAGAGACCCAGAGCACAGAGAACGCCTGGCCTACAAT GACTCAGAGTTCTCCAGCGGCGTGTCTCCGGCACAAAACTGTCTGATCAGATGCTGTAACGCCAACCTGGAGGAACCCAGAAGTTTCCAGAGTCAG aCTGATGACGATGACTACATGATGGAGAAACCGCTGGGTTACCTGCCTCTTCACCATGAGCTGGACAGTGGGCTCGGCTGGACGGATGGTAGTTTCCACCAGGGGGAGCTGTCGGGGGTGGAGACGGAGGAGGGGCTTGAGGAATGCCACGGTCACGGCCGGGGCGGGTCGCCATCGTCCGAGTCATTCATCTCGTCTGAACTTAGCGACTCTGGTTTTTACAGTGTCAGCACCGGCGAGTTTATGCGCTTCCAGCGTCTGCTCGAGAAACGCATGCGCCATTACAACGCCCGCATGCACCACCAGGGGGAGCCCTGTTCCCGTGAGCGGCGGGATAGTCAGATAAAACACCCCCTAGAGGCCATCCCCGAAACGCTGACGGTCCAGCCTCAAAACGTCTGCGTGCCCGTCCTGGGATCGCGAGGTCTGTCGCGCGTGTCGTCTGTGCAGTACCGTAAAGTGGAGCGGCCGTGTTTGAACAGGCACAGCTCCAGCAGCGGCTCGCTGTTCAATCCCGCACTGTACTCCACCTGCAGTACGCCCTCCGGCCAGCGACGGCTGCCACCTCATCCGAGTTCTACGGGAATGCTGAGAAGAAGCAGGACACTGCATCACCGTCCTGCACCCATGGAGTACCGCAGACGGGCGAGTCACCCAGCCTCGCCCAACTACTGTAGCGGCACGCTGCATCCCTGCGGCCACAGAGTCGACCCGCCCATGAATCTACCCGAGGAGACGGACTTGGCACTTATGCACACCGCCAATCGCCCAGCACACCCTGTTGTACTCCCCACTGCACACCCTACACAGACTGTACACGCTACACATGCAATGAGTCAACCGTCTCTGATCTCTCCAGCTGATGAGCACTGCTATATCCCTCCAGATCTCCATGACAGCAGCAGGATCCGAGCATCCACCGAACCTCAGCTACAGAACAGCTTTGTGACCCAACAGCCGCCCATCTGGCAAAGGGACGGGCGTTTCCACACCCTAAGCCACACGCCCAGTCAGGATGCCAATGACACTTGGCCCAAACCCGCCAACCGTGCAGGCTCAGGGGGCGGAGGCGGTCTCTACAGCACCTTGGAGGGCCACACACCCACTGCTGCCATCAGGAAACCTTCCGCCGGGAACCTGCGGGCCTTAAGAAACCAGATGCTGCGGGATAGAGCATCCCGTCTGGCGGACGAGCGTAGCGGCATGAGCACGGATGAAGAGAGTCACAGCGAGGTCCGAATGGGTCGCTACTGGAGCCGCACTGAGCGCCGCGAACACATGCTGCAGAAACAGCGACAGCTGCAGGCTAGAAGCGGCGGCGGCATAGCCGCGTCAGGATTGGTGCATAGCGGCGGAGTCTTGGGAGGAACTATTGGAGACAGTTGTAGTACCCTTCTTGAGCTGAGCCAGAGGAAACTTAGTCGTCTAAGGACCCGGAAGCTGCTGGACGACTGGACCACCGTAGAGGAACTCCTAACGCACGGAACGCGCCTGGGTCCCAGCGAAGATGCCCGGCAGCTGCCTACGTCGTTGCTCACCGTCACAACCGTATAG
- the LOC127942708 gene encoding retinoblastoma-binding protein 5 isoform X2 has translation MNLELLESFGQNYPEEADGTLDCISMALTCTFNRWGTLLAVGCNDGRIVIWDFLTRGIAKIISAHIHPVCSLSWSRDGHKLVSASTDNIVSQWDVLTGDCDQRFRFPSPILKLQYHPRDMDKVLVCPMKSAPVLLTLSDAKHVVLPVDDDSDLNVVAAFDRRGDYIYTGNAKGKILVLNTNTQDLVASFRVTTGTSNTTAIKSIEFARKGSCFLINTADRIIRVYDGREILTCGRDGEPEPMQKLQDLVNRTPWKRCCFSGDGEYIVAGSARQHALYIWEKSIGNLVKILHGTRGELLLDVAWHPVRPIIASISSGVVSIWAQNQVENWSAFAPDFKELDENVEYEERESEFDIEDEDKSEPEQTGADAAEDEEVDVTSVDPIPAFCSSDEELEDYKALLYLPIAPEVEDPEENPFGPPPDAAGQNAKPDDSSAHSGPGDKKQRQPSSDGGPPKKKIRTTTIELQGVPNDEVHPLLGVKGDSKSKKKAAGRPKGSKGNLISSMYKQHEVHGLD, from the exons ATGAATCTGGAGTTGCTCG AGTCGTTCGGGCAGAATTATCCAGAG gaggcTGATGGCACGCTGGACTGCATCAGTATGGCTCTGACCTGCACGTTTAACCGCTGGGGGACGCTGCTCGCTGTCGGCTGTAACGACGGACGCATCGTCATCTGGGACTTTCTGACGCGAGGAATCGCCAAAATCATCAGCGCACACATACACCCCGTCTGCTCACTCAg CTGGAGCAGAGACGGACACAAGCTGGTCAGTGCCTCCACAGATAACATCGTGTCTCAGTGGGACGTCCTGACGGGAGACTGTGACCAGCGCTTTCGCTTCCCCTCGCCCATCCTCAAGCTGCAGTACCACCCCCGAGACAT ggacAAGGTTCTGGTGTGTCCCATGAAGTCTGCTCCCGTCCTGCTCACGCTGTCCGACGCCAAACACGTGGTGCTCCCGGTGGACGACGACTCCGACCTCAACGTGGTGGCAGCCTTCGACCGGCGCGGAGACTACATCTACACCGGCAACGCCAAGGGAAAG ATTCTGgtgctgaacacaaacacacaggaccTGGTGGCGTCCTTCAGAGTGACCACAGGAACCAGCAACACCACCGCCATCAAATCCATCGAGTTCGCACGCAagggcag CTGTTTCCTCATCAACACAGCGGACCGCATCATCCGCGTCTACGACGGCCGCGAGATCCTGACCTGCGGCAGAGACGGAGAACCTGAGCCCATGCAGAAGCTGCAGGACCTGgtcaacag gacGCCGTGGAAGCGCTGCTGTTTCTCGGGTGATGGAGAGTATATCGTGGCAGGATCGGCGCGACAGCACGCGCTCTACATCTGGGAGAAGAGCATCGGGAACCTGGTGAAGATCCTCCACGGGACGCGAGGAGAGCTGCTGCTGGACGTCGCT TGGCATCCGGTGCGTCCCATCATCGCCTCCATCTCCAGCGGCGTGGTGTCCATCTGGGCTCAGAACCAAGTG gAGAACTGGAGCGCGTTTGCCCCGGACTTTAAAGAGCTGGACGAGAACGTGGAGTACGAGGAGAGAGAATCAGAGTTTGACATCGAGGACGAGGACAAGAGTGAGCCGGAGCAGaccg gagcgGACGCTGCCGAGGACGAGGAGGTGGACGTCACGTCCGTCGATCCCATCCCAGCGTTCTGCAGCAG TGACGAGGAGCTGGAGGATTATAAAGCGCTGCTGTATCTGCCCATCGCTCCGGAGGTGGAGGACCCTGAGGAGAACCCGTTCGGTCCTCCACCCGACGCCGCGGGTCAGAATGCCAAGCCCGACGATAGCTCCGCCCACAGCGGCCCCGGTGACAAAAAACAGCGGCAGCCGTCGTCCGACGGAGGGCCACCCAAGAAGAAGATCCGCACCACCACCATCGAGTTACAAGGCGTCCCAAACGACG AGGTCCATCCGCTGCTGGGCGTGAAGGGCGACAGTAAGTCCAAGAAGAAGGCGGCGGGGAGGCCCAAGGGATCGAAAG GAAATCTGATCTCGTCCATGTACAAGCAGCATGAGGTTCATGGTTTGGACTGA
- the LOC127942708 gene encoding retinoblastoma-binding protein 5 isoform X1 produces MNLELLESFGQNYPEEADGTLDCISMALTCTFNRWGTLLAVGCNDGRIVIWDFLTRGIAKIISAHIHPVCSLSWSRDGHKLVSASTDNIVSQWDVLTGDCDQRFRFPSPILKLQYHPRDMDKVLVCPMKSAPVLLTLSDAKHVVLPVDDDSDLNVVAAFDRRGDYIYTGNAKGKILVLNTNTQDLVASFRVTTGTSNTTAIKSIEFARKGSCFLINTADRIIRVYDGREILTCGRDGEPEPMQKLQDLVNRTPWKRCCFSGDGEYIVAGSARQHALYIWEKSIGNLVKILHGTRGELLLDVAWHPVRPIIASISSGVVSIWAQNQVENWSAFAPDFKELDENVEYEERESEFDIEDEDKSEPEQTGADAAEDEEVDVTSVDPIPAFCSSDEELEDYKALLYLPIAPEVEDPEENPFGPPPDAAGQNAKPDDSSAHSGPGDKKQRQPSSDGGPPKKKIRTTTIELQGVPNDEVHPLLGVKGDSKSKKKAAGRPKGSKGKDKDSPFRPKVCRDRAEGLGTPGNLISSMYKQHEVHGLD; encoded by the exons ATGAATCTGGAGTTGCTCG AGTCGTTCGGGCAGAATTATCCAGAG gaggcTGATGGCACGCTGGACTGCATCAGTATGGCTCTGACCTGCACGTTTAACCGCTGGGGGACGCTGCTCGCTGTCGGCTGTAACGACGGACGCATCGTCATCTGGGACTTTCTGACGCGAGGAATCGCCAAAATCATCAGCGCACACATACACCCCGTCTGCTCACTCAg CTGGAGCAGAGACGGACACAAGCTGGTCAGTGCCTCCACAGATAACATCGTGTCTCAGTGGGACGTCCTGACGGGAGACTGTGACCAGCGCTTTCGCTTCCCCTCGCCCATCCTCAAGCTGCAGTACCACCCCCGAGACAT ggacAAGGTTCTGGTGTGTCCCATGAAGTCTGCTCCCGTCCTGCTCACGCTGTCCGACGCCAAACACGTGGTGCTCCCGGTGGACGACGACTCCGACCTCAACGTGGTGGCAGCCTTCGACCGGCGCGGAGACTACATCTACACCGGCAACGCCAAGGGAAAG ATTCTGgtgctgaacacaaacacacaggaccTGGTGGCGTCCTTCAGAGTGACCACAGGAACCAGCAACACCACCGCCATCAAATCCATCGAGTTCGCACGCAagggcag CTGTTTCCTCATCAACACAGCGGACCGCATCATCCGCGTCTACGACGGCCGCGAGATCCTGACCTGCGGCAGAGACGGAGAACCTGAGCCCATGCAGAAGCTGCAGGACCTGgtcaacag gacGCCGTGGAAGCGCTGCTGTTTCTCGGGTGATGGAGAGTATATCGTGGCAGGATCGGCGCGACAGCACGCGCTCTACATCTGGGAGAAGAGCATCGGGAACCTGGTGAAGATCCTCCACGGGACGCGAGGAGAGCTGCTGCTGGACGTCGCT TGGCATCCGGTGCGTCCCATCATCGCCTCCATCTCCAGCGGCGTGGTGTCCATCTGGGCTCAGAACCAAGTG gAGAACTGGAGCGCGTTTGCCCCGGACTTTAAAGAGCTGGACGAGAACGTGGAGTACGAGGAGAGAGAATCAGAGTTTGACATCGAGGACGAGGACAAGAGTGAGCCGGAGCAGaccg gagcgGACGCTGCCGAGGACGAGGAGGTGGACGTCACGTCCGTCGATCCCATCCCAGCGTTCTGCAGCAG TGACGAGGAGCTGGAGGATTATAAAGCGCTGCTGTATCTGCCCATCGCTCCGGAGGTGGAGGACCCTGAGGAGAACCCGTTCGGTCCTCCACCCGACGCCGCGGGTCAGAATGCCAAGCCCGACGATAGCTCCGCCCACAGCGGCCCCGGTGACAAAAAACAGCGGCAGCCGTCGTCCGACGGAGGGCCACCCAAGAAGAAGATCCGCACCACCACCATCGAGTTACAAGGCGTCCCAAACGACG AGGTCCATCCGCTGCTGGGCGTGAAGGGCGACAGTAAGTCCAAGAAGAAGGCGGCGGGGAGGCCCAAGGGATCGAAAGGTAAAGACAAAGACTCTCCGTTCAGACCCAAAGTCTGCCGGGACAGAGCAGAGGGGCTGGGGACGCCAG GAAATCTGATCTCGTCCATGTACAAGCAGCATGAGGTTCATGGTTTGGACTGA